The following are encoded in a window of Telmatobacter sp. DSM 110680 genomic DNA:
- a CDS encoding UpxY family transcription antiterminator gives MQAPRILKGSNSATVDVENSLPSEDGEAMRKTGSDRELAGERRWFAIYTTCRHEKKVAYHLAMREIEHFLPIYRAQHKWKDGSRVVVDLPLFPGYVFVRIDARKRVDVLEVPGVVSMIGTGSRPVALPDLEVETLRLGLDPMKVEPHPLLTVGQQVRIKSGTLAGLEGIVIRKKSGFRVVLTLSLLMQSIAIEVNGDDVELMDAPSSSTETTYQEKYKQNANNTAVENSLQI, from the coding sequence ATGCAAGCTCCAAGAATTCTCAAGGGTTCGAACTCCGCTACGGTAGATGTGGAAAACTCCCTACCAAGTGAGGATGGCGAAGCTATGCGCAAAACCGGCAGCGATCGCGAGTTGGCCGGGGAAAGACGGTGGTTCGCAATCTACACGACATGCCGCCACGAGAAGAAAGTTGCGTACCACCTGGCGATGAGAGAGATCGAACACTTTCTGCCTATCTATCGAGCGCAGCATAAGTGGAAGGACGGATCGCGGGTCGTAGTTGATCTTCCGTTGTTTCCCGGGTACGTTTTTGTACGAATCGATGCGAGGAAGCGCGTAGACGTATTGGAAGTGCCGGGCGTCGTTTCGATGATCGGTACCGGATCGCGACCTGTGGCTTTACCCGATCTGGAAGTGGAGACTTTACGGTTGGGTTTGGATCCAATGAAGGTAGAGCCGCATCCATTACTTACAGTGGGACAGCAAGTTCGAATCAAGAGCGGCACACTGGCGGGATTGGAAGGAATCGTAATTCGCAAGAAGAGCGGCTTCAGAGTAGTACTTACGCTGAGCCTGCTAATGCAGAGCATCGCAATTGAAGTTAACGGGGATGATGTGGAACTGATGGACGCTCCATCGTCGTCAACAGAAACTACATACCAAGAAAAATACAAACAAAATGCTAACAATACTGCGGTAGAAAATTCTTTACAGATTTAA
- a CDS encoding Wzz/FepE/Etk N-terminal domain-containing protein — protein sequence MVKIRSEGTIKEMPEDFDFPPIPPMEQEDLTFLDVLLIITQRKKLVGLVTAVCTLLALILAFALPQEYTATVIILPPQGNSSVSSMLASQLSGMNSAMGGVAGSMLGMKNINDMYVSMLKSRSVEDAVIQRYELQAEYKKKYLADTRKALEKHAQIDGSTKDGLIRLNFDDRNPTRAAEIANGYVDQFRTLSQHLAITEASQRRVVFESQLEKTKTDLENADEALKRTQLSTGMVQVDGQARAMIDSAARLRAQIVAKEVQIQAMRSYAGDENPALTEAQTELDGLRAQFNKMVGAKGGSADDVFLPKGQVPEAGLEYVRRLRDVKYYEAIFDILAKQLELAKLDEAREGAFIQIVDPAVPPEQKSFPKRGMFIIAGLAGGFTFGIMLALFQGGLARMQHNPATKDKLDLLRRSLWKGRTATKPKPVPDEVSGGERATPRTA from the coding sequence ATGGTGAAAATACGGAGCGAGGGAACGATAAAGGAAATGCCGGAAGATTTTGATTTCCCGCCGATTCCTCCAATGGAGCAGGAAGATCTGACGTTTCTGGATGTTCTGCTCATCATTACGCAGAGGAAGAAACTGGTTGGGCTGGTGACGGCCGTTTGCACACTGCTGGCGCTGATCCTTGCCTTTGCGCTACCGCAGGAATATACGGCGACCGTGATCATACTTCCGCCGCAAGGAAATTCGTCGGTGAGTTCTATGCTCGCGAGTCAGTTGTCTGGCATGAACAGCGCAATGGGCGGCGTGGCTGGCAGCATGCTGGGAATGAAGAATATTAACGACATGTACGTTTCGATGTTGAAGAGCCGTTCCGTTGAGGACGCAGTGATTCAACGTTACGAACTGCAGGCAGAATATAAGAAAAAATATCTGGCCGATACGCGGAAGGCTCTTGAGAAGCACGCACAAATCGATGGATCGACCAAAGACGGATTGATCCGCCTGAACTTCGACGACCGCAATCCCACCCGAGCTGCGGAAATTGCGAATGGATACGTGGATCAGTTCAGGACGCTGTCGCAGCATCTCGCGATCACAGAGGCGTCACAGCGGCGAGTAGTTTTCGAGAGTCAACTCGAGAAAACCAAGACCGATCTGGAGAATGCTGACGAGGCCTTGAAGCGGACGCAGCTTTCAACCGGCATGGTGCAGGTGGACGGACAAGCTCGTGCGATGATCGACTCTGCCGCGCGCCTGCGAGCGCAGATTGTGGCAAAAGAAGTGCAGATTCAGGCTATGCGCTCGTATGCTGGCGATGAGAATCCGGCATTGACTGAGGCGCAGACGGAACTCGATGGGTTGCGTGCACAGTTCAACAAAATGGTGGGCGCGAAGGGCGGTTCGGCGGACGACGTCTTTCTGCCCAAAGGCCAAGTTCCCGAGGCAGGACTGGAGTATGTGCGCAGGCTTCGCGACGTGAAGTATTACGAAGCGATTTTCGATATTTTGGCGAAGCAGCTTGAACTCGCGAAGCTGGATGAGGCGAGAGAAGGTGCATTCATTCAGATAGTCGATCCCGCAGTGCCACCTGAGCAGAAATCATTTCCGAAGCGTGGCATGTTTATCATTGCCGGCTTGGCTGGTGGTTTCACTTTCGGAATTATGCTCGCTTTGTTTCAAGGTGGCCTGGCGCGGATGCAGCATAATCCGGCAACCAAAGATAAGCTGGATCTGTTAAGGCGCTCGCTGTGGAAGGGGCGAACAGCCACCAAGCCCAAGCCAGTGCCTGACGAAGTAAGTGGCGGCGAACGCGCAACGCCACGCACAGCGTGA
- a CDS encoding 4Fe-4S dicluster domain-containing protein yields the protein MAYVITDACTKDFVCVAECATAAIAPQSTDDAAATVSQVYINPDECIDCGNCANICAQDAIYAEADLPADKAYFAEKNRAYFQ from the coding sequence ATGGCTTACGTTATAACCGACGCCTGCACTAAGGATTTTGTCTGCGTTGCCGAATGCGCCACTGCCGCCATTGCGCCGCAATCAACAGATGACGCCGCCGCAACCGTTTCGCAGGTCTACATCAATCCCGATGAGTGCATCGACTGTGGCAATTGCGCAAACATCTGCGCGCAGGATGCGATCTACGCTGAAGCCGACCTGCCTGCAGACAAGGCTTATTTCGCAGAAAAGAATCGCGCCTACTTCCAATAA
- a CDS encoding DUF309 domain-containing protein produces MQFEWARGPLADGLHCYHNQEFFAAHEHWEAEWLKCAEPEKKFLQALIQITAAFHHLQRRNFEGTASLLRAALGRLENYPAEFQGIAVEELRQSIHTWLEALKAVPSAHLLQFPRIR; encoded by the coding sequence ATGCAATTTGAATGGGCACGCGGGCCACTGGCCGACGGACTCCACTGCTATCACAACCAGGAGTTCTTCGCGGCTCACGAACATTGGGAAGCCGAATGGCTCAAGTGCGCTGAGCCGGAGAAGAAATTTCTCCAAGCCCTGATTCAGATCACCGCGGCCTTTCATCACCTGCAACGCCGCAACTTCGAAGGTACCGCGTCCCTGCTCCGCGCCGCCTTGGGACGGCTGGAAAATTATCCCGCCGAGTTTCAGGGAATCGCAGTCGAAGAGCTTCGCCAATCGATCCACACCTGGCTCGAAGCCCTTAAAGCGGTCCCTTCAGCGCACCTGCTTCAGTTCCCTAGGATCCGGTAA
- a CDS encoding glycosyltransferase family 2 protein, which yields MHLNGSDDSIRRISVAMCTYNGGRYLQEQLESIALQSRLPMELVVCDDQSTDDTISILKRFQAEAPFAVKVIRNSQRLGSTQNFDQAIGLTRGDLVALCDQDDRWGSAKLERLSEALREDPFLGGVFSDANLIDGDGRKTGQQLFAKHKFTSAKQRNFVSCPTATLLKHDVVTGATLMFRASICRYSSPIPVSWVHDGWLAWMIALHARLGLIPEPLIDYRIHAGQQLGVAESKAANGRGETRRQFYKRVARQFEDLLQRVLSEGWNQNDALVGKIREKIEFLSRQSSLSPSLGVRTLQMIGQLPRYVHYARGLGSLRADFLLGREML from the coding sequence ATGCATCTGAACGGCAGTGACGATTCGATCCGGCGCATCTCGGTGGCCATGTGCACTTACAATGGCGGCCGCTATCTTCAAGAGCAACTGGAGAGCATCGCGTTACAATCGCGACTCCCAATGGAGTTGGTGGTCTGCGACGATCAATCGACGGATGACACGATTTCGATTCTCAAGCGGTTTCAAGCAGAGGCGCCGTTCGCGGTCAAAGTGATCCGAAACAGCCAGCGGCTGGGATCCACGCAAAACTTTGACCAGGCGATTGGACTTACCCGTGGAGATCTGGTTGCGTTGTGCGATCAGGACGATCGATGGGGATCGGCGAAGTTGGAACGGCTGTCTGAGGCGCTGCGCGAGGATCCTTTTCTCGGCGGCGTATTTTCCGATGCAAACCTCATAGACGGAGACGGAAGGAAGACCGGGCAGCAGTTGTTTGCAAAACATAAGTTCACCTCCGCGAAGCAACGGAACTTTGTAAGCTGTCCGACTGCCACACTCTTGAAACACGATGTAGTGACGGGGGCGACGTTGATGTTCCGTGCCTCGATCTGCCGTTATAGCTCGCCCATTCCAGTATCTTGGGTGCACGACGGCTGGCTGGCATGGATGATTGCGCTGCACGCGCGTTTGGGTTTGATTCCAGAGCCGCTGATTGACTACAGAATTCATGCCGGCCAGCAACTTGGTGTGGCTGAGAGCAAGGCCGCCAACGGGCGGGGCGAAACACGGAGGCAGTTTTACAAGCGGGTTGCGCGCCAGTTCGAAGACCTGCTGCAGCGTGTCCTGAGCGAAGGCTGGAATCAGAACGATGCTCTGGTTGGGAAGATCCGCGAGAAGATTGAATTCTTGAGCAGGCAATCGAGTCTTTCGCCGAGTCTTGGGGTGCGCACCCTTCAGATGATCGGACAATTGCCGCGTTATGTACACTACGCGCGAGGGCTCGGATCCCTCCGTGCAGATTTTCTGCTGGGCCGGGAGATGCTATGA
- a CDS encoding type II toxin-antitoxin system VapC family toxin, whose product MSCYFLESTAFAKLFVQEAGTDAMIRLMETVEDNRKLIAASSPLEVYAAIRKRERMGDITPADAAAAFEILRIEAARMVQEPLNPAVLESARQLLDRTKLRWTDSLQLGAALVAREMFRGTEIIFVSAAPLLLEAAKSEGMQTLDPEKDKIEAVEQTA is encoded by the coding sequence TTGAGCTGCTACTTTCTCGAATCGACGGCATTTGCCAAGCTCTTTGTGCAGGAGGCCGGCACTGACGCAATGATCCGGCTGATGGAGACCGTCGAAGACAATCGCAAACTCATCGCTGCAAGCTCTCCGCTTGAGGTCTACGCTGCCATTCGCAAACGCGAGCGAATGGGCGATATCACTCCCGCCGACGCCGCAGCTGCGTTCGAGATTCTTCGCATTGAGGCTGCTCGCATGGTGCAGGAGCCTCTGAATCCGGCAGTGCTGGAATCTGCCAGACAACTACTAGACCGCACAAAATTGCGCTGGACCGATTCGCTGCAATTGGGAGCTGCGCTAGTGGCGCGCGAAATGTTCCGCGGAACAGAGATCATCTTCGTTTCGGCTGCGCCCCTGTTGCTGGAAGCAGCGAAATCTGAGGGCATGCAGACTCTCGATCCTGAAAAAGACAAGATCGAAGCGGTCGAACAGACTGCCTGA
- a CDS encoding glycosyltransferase, with amino-acid sequence MNGVRPVFLEFEGRLTVTVVIVLYRIEPAQSPAFQSVMAARERLSADAGEVRVLLWDNSPGPGQAGQLAEGVDYFHDEGNSGLATAYNRALDLASQNQSEWLLTLDQDTAVPNDFFVRMAAAARESSRYAGIGAIVPQIAAAGKQLSPNYFQFGALPRWYQTGFVGVPQEPVFAFNSGAMLKVDALRQVGGYDPRFWLDDSDALIFSKLHEHGKRVYIAGDIQVEHEFSMKDMQKRMSAARYRNALFAETAFWDLRMNRAAGWERTLRLALRMVKQWRRKDPLELRRITWEALKRRLFTSRRKRIAEWITATEDRIAGSPALKQTAGEPKLSACMAAYNGGKFVDAQLRSILSQLKPKDEVVIIDDGSRDDTLERIERIGDSRVRLRRHEKNAGVVGTFEDALRSATGDILFLCDDDDVWAPSKVRRFLDVFESRPEVEIVQSRVRIIDENDLPMPDSRINRDGRFLPGFWRNLYKNHYQGSAMAIRASLLGRVLPFPTRKGFLHDAWIGTRNDLLGGRAAFIDEDLLFYRRHINNASRTKSLPRQILTRFDLLLAHLVYAFRSSARPLEDMLSRQPER; translated from the coding sequence ATGAACGGTGTAAGGCCGGTGTTTCTTGAATTCGAGGGACGGCTGACGGTTACCGTTGTGATCGTCCTCTACCGCATTGAGCCTGCGCAATCGCCTGCGTTCCAGAGTGTGATGGCTGCGCGAGAGAGATTGAGCGCCGATGCTGGAGAAGTGCGCGTACTGCTTTGGGACAACAGCCCGGGCCCGGGCCAGGCAGGTCAGCTCGCGGAGGGCGTTGATTACTTTCACGATGAGGGTAATTCGGGCCTGGCCACAGCCTATAACCGCGCTTTGGATCTGGCCTCGCAGAATCAATCGGAGTGGCTGTTGACTTTGGATCAGGATACAGCGGTTCCGAACGACTTTTTTGTGCGAATGGCCGCGGCCGCACGGGAGAGCTCTCGTTATGCGGGGATCGGGGCGATTGTGCCGCAGATTGCAGCGGCCGGCAAGCAGCTTTCGCCAAACTATTTCCAGTTCGGCGCACTTCCGCGGTGGTATCAGACGGGCTTCGTTGGCGTGCCGCAGGAACCCGTGTTTGCCTTCAACTCCGGAGCGATGCTGAAAGTGGATGCGCTGCGCCAAGTCGGCGGTTATGATCCACGATTTTGGCTTGACGACAGCGACGCTCTGATCTTCAGCAAGCTTCACGAACACGGCAAGCGCGTTTACATCGCGGGCGACATCCAGGTCGAACACGAATTCTCAATGAAGGATATGCAGAAGCGGATGAGCGCAGCGCGCTACAGGAATGCATTGTTCGCGGAAACGGCGTTCTGGGACTTGCGCATGAACCGCGCGGCGGGCTGGGAGAGAACACTGCGACTAGCACTGCGCATGGTCAAACAGTGGCGGCGGAAAGACCCACTGGAACTGCGGCGTATCACTTGGGAGGCGTTGAAGCGGCGGCTCTTCACATCCCGGCGGAAGCGAATCGCGGAGTGGATAACGGCAACCGAGGATCGAATCGCCGGGTCACCTGCGTTGAAGCAGACCGCGGGTGAGCCGAAGCTTTCAGCGTGCATGGCTGCGTATAACGGCGGGAAGTTTGTGGATGCGCAACTGCGATCGATTTTGTCACAGTTGAAGCCGAAAGACGAGGTCGTGATCATCGACGATGGATCGAGGGACGACACGCTAGAGCGGATTGAGCGGATCGGCGATTCGCGGGTGCGACTGCGCAGACATGAGAAGAATGCCGGTGTGGTCGGTACATTTGAAGACGCGCTGCGCTCGGCGACGGGTGACATTCTGTTTCTGTGTGACGACGACGATGTGTGGGCGCCCTCGAAGGTGAGGCGTTTCCTGGATGTATTCGAGAGCCGGCCGGAAGTGGAGATTGTGCAGAGCCGGGTGCGCATCATTGACGAGAACGATCTGCCGATGCCGGATTCGCGCATCAATAGAGATGGTCGCTTTCTACCTGGATTCTGGCGCAATCTCTACAAAAATCATTACCAGGGATCGGCGATGGCGATTCGGGCTTCGCTGCTCGGGCGAGTGCTCCCTTTTCCAACTCGCAAAGGCTTTCTACACGATGCCTGGATTGGCACTCGGAATGATCTGTTGGGCGGAAGGGCGGCTTTCATTGATGAGGATCTGCTCTTCTATCGCAGGCACATCAATAATGCGAGTAGGACAAAATCTCTGCCGCGGCAGATACTGACTCGGTTCGATCTACTGCTGGCGCATTTGGTCTATGCCTTTCGTTCCTCGGCGAGGCCGCTTGAGGACATGCTAAGCCGTCAACCGGAGCGCTGA
- a CDS encoding SLBB domain-containing protein: protein MSVYRDDADGIDRTAGLRQQRSSQPNKPQTLTEFQVLVAGSIGRIVPVYGAELFANVPDTFAPVQRLPVMPDYVVGPGDELLIRTWGQVTQNLHLTVDRSGSVYIPQVGEFRVAGMQFKQLQDFFKSRFDRVYRNYDLNVNLGQLRSIQVFITGEARRPGSYTVSSLSSLVNAVFACGGPGQNGSLRHILLKRNGATIADFDLYDLLLKGDKSKDTNLETGDVIYFPAIGPQVAVVGSVHVPAIYELRGRESVAEALSLAGGVSAAASTSSLEIERTDTQTDGRSTRVAIDVTMNRTALAAPLKNADIVRVRAEAARFDKTVTLRGNVATPGRFAWHEGMHVRDLIPNKESLLTTDYWLRREQLGLPVADFQPMLPPVKMETPPNQPGQTNNRPVIPQDAQTVSSGLFPQLTAGVPNDTNAPSGSTAQYQSLAASNELDNGSKGEQAGKVAQVTGAEREMLGSGPHLVTTPHFPIETQVVRMSPDIDWSYAVVERVDQKTLTTRLLPFDLGAAVLNGDEGANIALEPGDVITIFSDADIRVPRAQQTKYVRLEGEFAHSGVYSVLPGETLRQLVIRAGGLTDQAYLYGSQFSRESTRREQQQRLDEYVSALSYQIEIGASNKASSVVSAQEAATVGASVSSQRELVNRLREIKATGRIVLHIEPFKSDIASLPDLPLEDGDRFVVPPVPSTVGIVGAVYDSNSFVYLAHKHAGDYLRTAGGPNRNADRRQIFIIRADGSVVSRQYLDHTLWSNDKFNQQAIYPGDTIIVPEQLNKTTLLRGLTDWSAVFSQFALGAAAINLLR from the coding sequence ATGTCTGTTTACCGCGATGACGCTGACGGGATTGATCGTACAGCGGGATTGCGCCAGCAGCGCAGCAGTCAACCAAACAAACCTCAGACACTTACTGAATTCCAAGTGCTGGTCGCTGGCTCAATCGGAAGAATTGTGCCGGTGTACGGCGCGGAGCTGTTTGCTAATGTGCCCGACACATTTGCGCCGGTGCAGCGGCTGCCCGTAATGCCGGACTATGTGGTTGGTCCGGGAGACGAGTTGTTAATTCGGACCTGGGGGCAGGTAACGCAAAATCTGCATCTGACGGTGGATCGATCCGGTTCAGTCTACATACCGCAGGTGGGCGAATTTCGCGTGGCGGGAATGCAGTTCAAGCAACTGCAGGATTTTTTTAAATCGCGCTTCGATCGCGTATATCGCAACTATGATCTGAACGTAAATCTGGGACAGCTGCGTTCGATCCAAGTCTTCATTACGGGCGAGGCTCGACGTCCGGGCAGCTACACCGTGAGTTCCCTTAGCTCGCTGGTGAACGCGGTATTCGCTTGCGGAGGCCCGGGGCAAAATGGATCACTCCGCCACATTCTGCTGAAGCGCAATGGTGCTACCATCGCAGACTTCGATCTGTACGACCTGCTGCTGAAAGGCGATAAGTCAAAAGACACAAATCTGGAAACTGGCGACGTAATTTACTTCCCAGCGATTGGTCCCCAGGTGGCGGTGGTGGGAAGCGTCCATGTGCCTGCCATTTATGAACTGCGTGGTCGCGAGAGTGTAGCCGAAGCGCTATCGCTCGCGGGCGGAGTGTCGGCTGCGGCATCTACGTCGTCTCTGGAGATTGAGCGAACCGATACGCAGACCGATGGCAGAAGTACGAGGGTGGCCATCGATGTGACGATGAATCGTACCGCACTGGCCGCTCCGCTAAAGAACGCAGACATCGTACGGGTGCGCGCTGAAGCAGCGAGGTTTGATAAAACGGTAACCCTGCGCGGAAACGTGGCGACACCGGGGCGATTCGCGTGGCACGAAGGGATGCACGTTCGCGACCTGATTCCGAATAAGGAATCGCTGCTGACGACAGACTACTGGCTCAGGCGGGAGCAGCTTGGGCTCCCGGTTGCGGATTTTCAGCCTATGCTGCCGCCCGTGAAGATGGAGACCCCACCGAATCAGCCGGGACAGACGAACAACAGGCCGGTAATACCCCAGGATGCACAGACTGTGAGCAGTGGGTTGTTTCCGCAGCTGACGGCGGGTGTACCCAATGACACAAACGCGCCGAGCGGGAGCACGGCCCAATATCAATCTCTTGCAGCTTCAAACGAACTGGATAACGGATCTAAGGGAGAGCAGGCAGGGAAGGTTGCGCAGGTCACGGGCGCCGAGCGCGAAATGCTCGGCTCGGGGCCACACCTCGTAACGACCCCACACTTCCCGATAGAGACACAGGTTGTCAGGATGTCGCCAGACATCGACTGGAGCTATGCGGTGGTGGAGCGTGTGGACCAGAAGACGCTGACTACGCGGCTGCTTCCTTTCGACCTCGGAGCCGCGGTGCTGAACGGCGATGAAGGCGCAAATATTGCTCTTGAGCCGGGAGATGTAATCACGATTTTTTCTGACGCGGACATTCGTGTTCCGCGCGCGCAGCAAACGAAATACGTACGATTGGAAGGGGAGTTCGCGCACTCCGGAGTGTACAGTGTGCTGCCGGGCGAGACGCTTCGGCAACTTGTTATTCGTGCAGGGGGCTTGACTGATCAGGCGTATCTCTACGGGTCACAGTTCAGTCGCGAGAGTACAAGACGCGAACAGCAGCAGCGGCTGGATGAATATGTTTCAGCGCTCTCCTACCAGATTGAAATTGGGGCATCGAACAAGGCGTCCTCGGTGGTTAGTGCGCAAGAGGCCGCGACCGTGGGCGCTTCGGTTTCCAGCCAGCGCGAACTCGTGAATCGACTCCGGGAGATTAAAGCTACCGGCCGTATCGTGCTTCACATTGAGCCGTTCAAATCAGACATAGCTTCTCTTCCCGATCTTCCTTTGGAGGATGGGGATCGTTTCGTGGTGCCACCGGTTCCTTCGACGGTAGGAATTGTGGGGGCCGTGTATGACTCAAATTCCTTTGTGTATCTCGCTCATAAGCACGCGGGTGATTATCTGCGTACGGCGGGAGGGCCCAATCGAAATGCGGATAGAAGACAGATATTCATCATCCGCGCGGACGGCTCTGTGGTGAGCCGCCAGTATCTTGACCACACGTTGTGGAGCAACGACAAATTCAATCAACAAGCTATCTATCCGGGCGACACGATTATCGTTCCGGAACAGCTGAACAAGACGACACTGTTGCGCGGTTTGACCGACTGGTCAGCCGTGTTCTCGCAGTTTGCCCTTGGAGCGGCAGCAATCAACCTCCTTCGCTAG
- a CDS encoding sugar transferase, producing the protein MSPIGLMHEALLATAWRRPTPHLSSAVQRALSWRYAVVKRTLDILLSSILIVLLFPVMLATAIAVAVTSPGPIFFYQDRLGRFGASFRIIKFRSMFTRKHKDNVLEINGQHHRRTEADRRNEAAYPLNKDTPDPRITPVGRIIRKLSLDELPQLFNVLKGDMSLVGPRPIVQAEVALYGQNFAYYDLFRPGITGLWQVSGRSDVGFDRRVMFDREYASDWSCTLDLKILTRTIPAVLTMRGAY; encoded by the coding sequence ATGTCCCCTATCGGCCTAATGCATGAAGCTCTCCTGGCGACAGCCTGGAGACGCCCCACACCTCACCTTTCCTCCGCCGTTCAACGAGCGCTCTCGTGGCGTTACGCGGTCGTAAAGCGCACGCTGGACATTCTGCTTTCGAGCATTCTGATCGTGTTGTTGTTTCCAGTCATGCTGGCTACCGCGATCGCGGTAGCGGTGACTTCGCCGGGTCCAATCTTCTTTTATCAAGACAGGCTCGGCAGGTTTGGCGCTTCATTCCGCATCATCAAGTTTCGTTCGATGTTTACGCGGAAGCACAAGGATAACGTGCTCGAAATCAATGGGCAGCATCATCGACGGACTGAAGCGGACCGCAGAAATGAAGCTGCATATCCGTTGAACAAGGACACGCCTGATCCACGGATCACGCCGGTAGGTCGAATTATTCGCAAGCTGAGCCTCGACGAGTTACCGCAGTTGTTTAACGTTCTCAAGGGTGACATGTCGCTGGTGGGACCGCGCCCCATTGTGCAGGCCGAGGTTGCGCTATACGGTCAGAATTTCGCTTACTACGATCTGTTTCGGCCGGGCATTACAGGTCTGTGGCAGGTCTCAGGACGCAGCGACGTCGGATTTGACAGACGTGTGATGTTCGATCGGGAGTATGCGAGCGACTGGAGTTGCACACTCGACTTGAAGATTTTGACGAGGACTATCCCCGCGGTTCTTACGATGCGCGGAGCTTACTAA
- a CDS encoding O-antigen polymerase — MNDPLHGTSLRGSPSGHMQMAPAATWPAVTENVENHVLSHGELKGRQDLPLYCNPLVIFVLNWMLMLVSLSFQITYVTYPNMGMPLLLAGLSLGSFLFGYLVSRTLLHRWPTRTQSLHYTLDVTRLWQASLLCCGAAVLIIVFNWVLSGPPPAIGDPSTYLTYGRFKQVLFPLLVVITVNSLLDSTRWRKVLFAMFGIAGMALYITRGLLMVSLLQMLFVFSLKTRMSKKKIYTIAVCCLALAVVAITLIGNARTAQGVFLEYLQIRHKYSDWPMAYLWLTSYISIPFSNLCWLFAKGNFHGPTLSFLYPLLPSFLTPPDPHASIHDDLTIIDGASTYLAGYVLDFSYLGVYLANMVLGIGCGWLMERALPKSILVAGLFLTCLTFIFFSDMFSPLSTVLQFAIQAAVQRKCFQWGGEPAESRVPG, encoded by the coding sequence ATGAACGATCCGCTCCACGGTACGAGCCTTAGAGGCAGTCCATCTGGCCACATGCAGATGGCGCCCGCGGCAACGTGGCCGGCTGTAACAGAAAACGTGGAAAATCACGTGCTCTCTCACGGCGAGTTGAAGGGGCGTCAGGACCTTCCGCTGTACTGCAATCCGCTGGTGATCTTCGTCTTGAACTGGATGCTGATGTTGGTGTCGCTCAGTTTTCAGATCACCTACGTGACTTACCCAAACATGGGAATGCCGTTGTTACTGGCGGGATTGTCATTGGGATCCTTCCTCTTTGGGTATCTGGTGTCGCGCACCTTGCTGCATCGCTGGCCTACGCGTACCCAGTCTTTGCATTACACGCTGGATGTAACGCGGCTATGGCAGGCTAGCCTGCTCTGCTGCGGCGCAGCCGTTTTGATTATTGTCTTTAACTGGGTGCTATCGGGACCGCCGCCGGCCATTGGCGATCCTTCAACTTATCTTACATACGGACGATTCAAGCAGGTTCTGTTTCCACTGCTAGTGGTCATAACGGTGAATTCGCTTCTGGATTCAACACGATGGCGCAAGGTGCTCTTCGCAATGTTCGGCATAGCGGGGATGGCGCTGTATATCACGCGCGGTTTGCTCATGGTGTCCCTCCTGCAGATGCTATTCGTCTTCTCATTGAAGACGCGGATGAGTAAAAAGAAGATCTACACGATCGCTGTTTGCTGCTTGGCTCTGGCGGTAGTGGCGATCACTTTGATCGGAAACGCGCGAACGGCGCAGGGCGTCTTTCTCGAGTATTTGCAGATACGTCACAAATATTCTGACTGGCCGATGGCCTATCTCTGGCTAACGTCGTACATATCCATTCCCTTTTCGAATCTATGCTGGCTTTTCGCGAAGGGCAATTTTCATGGTCCGACTCTGTCGTTTCTTTATCCGCTGCTGCCCTCGTTTCTCACTCCGCCCGACCCTCATGCGTCGATTCATGATGATTTGACCATCATCGACGGGGCCAGTACCTACCTGGCTGGTTACGTGCTCGATTTTTCGTACCTCGGTGTGTATCTCGCCAATATGGTGCTGGGAATCGGCTGTGGATGGCTGATGGAGCGTGCGCTGCCTAAGAGCATTCTGGTAGCGGGACTCTTTCTCACCTGCCTCACTTTCATTTTCTTCAGCGACATGTTCTCGCCGCTTTCTACGGTGCTGCAGTTTGCGATCCAGGCAGCGGTTCAGCGGAAGTGTTTTCAGTGGGGCGGTGAACCGGCGGAAAGCAGGGTGCCGGGATGA